The Vicia villosa cultivar HV-30 ecotype Madison, WI linkage group LG1, Vvil1.0, whole genome shotgun sequence genome includes a region encoding these proteins:
- the LOC131653571 gene encoding uncharacterized protein LOC131653571 has protein sequence MFPNIHKFVDLAAICLFMDNNPIPTLLADTYYSIHSRHGKRGAIRGCLPLLYNWFKSHLPASGPFVTSTQKWSQRIMGLTANDIVWYQLRTGISEVIIRCGNFSNVPLIGTRGCINYNPVLALRQLGYTMKSGPSDREIHQSVYFEKGTDPVALEEIRKAWNNIHIGERSTLGAKNAIAMEPYTDWVKERVKTLLLPFPEVPLLYAQPPKISETMVSRERFDQVRVANLRLKEKDRDMDLKRYFLKQTKNELARELKTLKGESSQARKRVRTEKDGKAVVAPNEDPQKVIEKTIKEEKEKLRRESPPNLLDGVSNVLYLETLLFVYEPTRLRELL, from the exons ATGTTTCCcaacattcacaagttcgttgattTGGCTGCTATATGTCTTTTTATGGACAATAATCCAATCCCCACCCTATTGGCTGACACATATTATTCCATTCACTCTCGGCATGGTAAAAGGGGGGCTATTCGAGGTTGCTTGCCGCTGTTGTATAACTGGTTCAAATCTCACTTGCCTGCTAGTGGTCCGTTTGTTACCTCTACTCAGAAATGGTCTCAGAGAATCATGGGACTTACTGCAAATGACATCGTATGGTATCAACTCCGAACAGGCATATCTGAAGTCATTATTAGGTGCGGAAACTTTAGTAACGTCCCGCTCATTGGGACAAGAGGATGTATTAACTACAACCCAGTTCTTGCTCTTCGTCAGTTGGGCTATACCATGAAGAGTGGGCCTTCGGATAGGGAGATTCACCAATCCGTGTACTTTGAAAAGGGAACTGACCCTGTGGCGCTTGAGGAAATCAGGAAGGCCTGGAATAACATTCATATAGGTGAGAGATCCACTCTGGGAGCCAAGAATGCCATTGCTATGGAGCCCTACACCGATTGGGTTAAGGAGAGAGTCAAGACACTTTTGTTACCATTCCCGGAGGTTCCTCTCTTGTATGCACAACCTCCGAAGATATCAGAAACTATGGTATCAAGGGAACGTTTTGACCAGGTCCGCGTCGCCAATTTGAGACtgaaagagaaagatagagataTGGATTTGAAGCGCTATTTCCTTAAACAGACAAAGAATGAACTGGCCCGTGAACTTAAAACTCTCAAAGGAGAGTCTTCTCAAGCCAGGAAGAGGGTTAGAACTGAAAAGGACGGAAAAGCTGTTGTTGCTCCTAATGAAGACCCTCAAAAGGTTATAGAAAAGACTataaaggaagaaaaagagaagCTCAGACGAGA ATCACCACCAaatttgttggatggggtctctaATGTTCTTTATCTTGAAACATTGTTATTTGTGTATGAACCTACTCGCCTTAGGGAGCTATTATGA